Proteins encoded by one window of Pseudomonas sp. PSKL.D1:
- a CDS encoding GNAT family N-acetyltransferase, producing the protein MTDLPAIYQGEAHYIRTWEPDHEAAWRCQLERHLTRWVEHFDRFTIAVIGERFAGYALWAPEHDHAELCTLGVSQDKRRRGVGTALLNAYLMETAQQGFTRLRLSVRPDNPARFMYLKAGFSCVGTAANNYLIYERLR; encoded by the coding sequence GTGACCGACCTTCCGGCCATCTACCAAGGCGAAGCGCATTATATTCGCACCTGGGAACCCGACCATGAGGCCGCGTGGCGTTGTCAGCTGGAACGGCACCTGACGCGCTGGGTGGAGCATTTCGATCGCTTTACCATTGCGGTCATCGGCGAGCGCTTTGCGGGTTACGCGTTGTGGGCGCCCGAGCATGATCACGCAGAACTGTGCACACTCGGCGTCAGCCAGGATAAGCGGCGCAGGGGTGTTGGCACCGCGCTGCTGAACGCGTATCTGATGGAGACGGCGCAGCAGGGGTTTACCCGCTTGCGGTTGAGTGTAAGGCCAGATAACCCCGCCAGGTTCATGTACCTGAAAGCGGGGTTCTCTTGTGTCGGTACAGCTGCAAACAACTACCTCATTTACGAGCGGCTGCGTTGA
- a CDS encoding DUF2986 domain-containing protein: protein MNRQKKIKQLLKAHAKKASAKLAPRSNKPRYISKAEREKLAAEAVSEASD from the coding sequence ATGAACCGTCAGAAAAAGATCAAGCAACTGCTCAAGGCCCATGCCAAGAAAGCCAGCGCCAAGCTGGCGCCGCGTAGTAACAAGCCCAGATACATCAGCAAGGCTGAGCGGGAGAAGCTGGCGGCGGAGGCGGTGAGTGAAGCGAGTGATTGA
- a CDS encoding DUF3630 family protein translates to MATIEISENADWKLFEDVAQVLAQGLGGCWAEKIDGLDQRYWDLLVDEQVLTLHLEHYLGISVVVPDGADVIAQRVRALLRLDQQRFQG, encoded by the coding sequence ATGGCGACGATCGAGATATCAGAGAACGCTGACTGGAAGCTATTCGAAGACGTGGCCCAAGTCCTCGCTCAAGGGCTCGGCGGTTGCTGGGCTGAAAAAATTGATGGATTGGACCAGCGCTACTGGGATCTGTTGGTAGACGAACAGGTGCTTACCCTGCACCTTGAACACTATTTGGGCATTTCAGTGGTTGTTCCTGATGGCGCAGATGTGATCGCCCAACGAGTACGTGCGTTGCTCAGGCTGGATCAGCAGCGTTTTCAAGGATGA
- a CDS encoding DUF1737 domain-containing protein: MSQPPNGLPIYRVLTGPDDAAFCRRVSEALELGYRLHGSPALTFNGKDVIVAQAVVWPGIDG, translated from the coding sequence ATGAGCCAACCACCAAACGGACTGCCAATTTATCGGGTGCTGACCGGCCCCGATGACGCCGCCTTTTGCCGGCGGGTCAGTGAGGCCTTGGAACTGGGATACCGGTTGCATGGTTCGCCCGCACTCACCTTCAACGGCAAGGATGTGATCGTGGCGCAGGCCGTCGTTTGGCCTGGAATCGACGGATAA
- a CDS encoding VOC family protein, producing the protein MRRCTLDHLVVVSPILPLGARFVERQLGVQLQPGGEHVRMGTHNLLLRLGDSFYLEVIAPNSMAPLPTRPRWFGLDELSAQASPRLAHWVARTEQLDTADEGLRKVFGEVEPMSRGVLSWKISIQPDGHLPLEGAIPSLIDWGDAEHPAQRLDDKGCQLQHLEISYPDPGLVERQLEAIGFTGPVSVLRGERYVLRASISTPGGLVIL; encoded by the coding sequence ATGAGGCGTTGCACCCTGGATCACCTGGTGGTTGTTTCACCGATCCTGCCGCTGGGGGCCAGGTTCGTCGAACGTCAACTTGGCGTGCAGTTGCAACCGGGTGGTGAGCATGTGCGCATGGGGACTCACAACCTGTTGCTGCGGTTAGGCGACTCTTTTTATCTGGAGGTCATCGCGCCAAACAGCATGGCCCCCTTGCCCACGAGGCCGAGGTGGTTCGGGCTGGATGAGCTCAGTGCGCAAGCATCACCACGGCTGGCCCATTGGGTCGCTCGAACGGAGCAGCTGGATACCGCGGATGAGGGGCTGCGCAAGGTTTTTGGAGAGGTCGAGCCGATGAGCAGGGGAGTGCTGTCGTGGAAAATTTCGATTCAGCCTGACGGGCACCTTCCACTGGAGGGAGCGATTCCCAGCCTGATCGATTGGGGCGATGCGGAGCATCCTGCGCAAAGGCTCGATGATAAAGGCTGCCAGTTGCAACACCTGGAGATTTCATACCCTGATCCGGGCCTGGTGGAGCGCCAACTGGAGGCTATCGGCTTCACCGGCCCTGTCAGTGTATTGCGCGGTGAGCGATACGTATTGAGGGCCAGCATCAGTACACCGGGCGGCCTTGTCATTCTGTAA
- a CDS encoding LysR family transcriptional regulator has protein sequence MKFHQIKALVAVDQCGSINEASQRLHVTQPALSRSIKELERELGLTLMQRTYKGMSLTEEGRRILRHAQMAVESMRRLQIEADNIHDAAVGEVTVGVTSLTAVLPEFGPCISDFQAKNPRVRLKLSEQRPSHIVQRLRDGSLDFALTSQQNTQRLNLDWEAVQRIQGNVFCSPANPLRHARSLRQLQYANWISLDAVDDRSSQFYQMFEVNDVNPPQNVIECSSLLLALSLVETANAFMTLSDFAAANTLTTGPAARLTRVEVEEIIPEYPIYLVSVDRHALTSPARELFHSLRVRLQR, from the coding sequence GTGAAATTCCACCAAATCAAAGCACTGGTCGCGGTCGACCAATGTGGCAGCATCAATGAAGCATCGCAACGGTTGCATGTGACTCAACCGGCGTTAAGCCGCTCCATCAAGGAACTTGAGCGTGAACTGGGGCTGACCTTGATGCAGCGCACCTACAAGGGCATGTCGCTGACCGAAGAAGGCCGGCGCATCCTTCGCCACGCTCAGATGGCGGTGGAGAGCATGCGCCGGCTGCAGATCGAGGCTGATAACATCCACGACGCCGCCGTCGGCGAAGTGACTGTCGGCGTAACGTCCCTGACAGCGGTATTGCCAGAGTTCGGGCCGTGCATCAGTGATTTCCAGGCGAAAAACCCACGTGTACGGCTCAAGCTCAGCGAGCAGCGCCCAAGCCACATCGTCCAGCGGCTGCGCGACGGCTCCCTGGACTTTGCCCTCACGTCACAGCAAAACACGCAACGGCTGAACCTGGACTGGGAGGCCGTGCAACGCATCCAGGGCAATGTGTTCTGCAGCCCCGCCAACCCGCTGCGCCATGCGCGCTCGCTGCGTCAGCTGCAATACGCCAACTGGATAAGCCTGGATGCGGTTGACGATCGTTCCTCGCAGTTTTACCAGATGTTCGAGGTGAACGATGTCAACCCGCCGCAGAACGTCATCGAATGCTCTTCCCTACTGCTGGCATTGAGCTTGGTGGAGACCGCGAATGCGTTCATGACGCTCAGCGACTTTGCTGCAGCCAATACCCTCACAACCGGGCCGGCAGCAAGGCTGACTCGGGTCGAGGTGGAGGAAATCATTCCTGAATACCCTATCTACCTGGTCAGTGTCGATCGACACGCACTGACGTCGCCGGCCAGGGAGCTGTTCCATAGCCTGCGCGTCAGGCTGCAGCGCTAA
- a CDS encoding porin, whose product MGAFATRTGSLAVMFVGLGLPLAGEAEGFPSIGRVASGFGYYNVDKGYDDKLKVYGTVDAFVNYQDSGHYSGYKIAGGGAWTNKLGLYMRKALGPDTVLEMDVEEGFNVNGQAFSQHWKQIGGLRLALVALRSRDYGKLEFGKTYGMGTPTYADPFLATYGSPYTYLTSPPAGNGAYYLDMRPKHTLAYTTPKFAGISVGSALSFGWNDTASSGKTLRGKGVSVQYSNARWIVLGSYNDYLSDPWGDDNRQTHNYFKSASVFRDFGPVAGSLTWQRQDVDNHGTPSMQAWTAGLSAPVGKADVARLALVKRDIEFGDKDAYGVMLGYDHFLRPQWAIYGRLAMITNHRNSAVSYAGIPLEQSGDDPQNVAIGMYYHF is encoded by the coding sequence ATGGGGGCGTTCGCTACACGTACCGGGTCGCTGGCCGTCATGTTCGTTGGGCTCGGGCTGCCATTGGCAGGCGAGGCTGAGGGGTTTCCCTCAATAGGACGGGTAGCGTCGGGCTTTGGTTATTACAACGTAGACAAGGGTTACGACGACAAGCTCAAGGTGTACGGCACGGTCGATGCCTTCGTGAACTACCAGGACTCAGGCCACTATTCTGGCTACAAAATTGCTGGGGGCGGTGCCTGGACCAACAAGCTGGGGCTGTACATGCGCAAGGCACTCGGCCCGGACACTGTGCTCGAAATGGACGTGGAGGAAGGCTTCAACGTCAACGGCCAGGCATTTTCGCAGCACTGGAAGCAGATTGGCGGCTTGCGCCTGGCACTGGTAGCACTGCGCTCGCGCGATTACGGCAAGCTGGAGTTCGGCAAGACCTACGGCATGGGCACACCCACCTACGCCGACCCGTTCCTGGCCACCTACGGGTCACCCTACACCTACCTGACCAGCCCGCCCGCGGGCAACGGCGCCTACTACCTCGACATGCGGCCCAAGCATACCCTGGCCTACACCACCCCCAAATTCGCGGGCATCAGCGTGGGCAGCGCGCTGAGCTTTGGCTGGAACGACACCGCCAGCTCAGGCAAGACCCTGCGCGGCAAGGGCGTGAGCGTGCAGTACAGCAACGCGCGGTGGATTGTGCTGGGGTCTTACAACGATTACCTGAGTGACCCTTGGGGGGATGACAATCGGCAAACCCACAACTACTTCAAGAGTGCGTCGGTGTTCCGCGATTTCGGGCCGGTGGCCGGCAGCCTGACCTGGCAACGCCAGGATGTGGACAATCACGGCACGCCCAGCATGCAGGCGTGGACCGCGGGCCTCAGTGCACCGGTTGGCAAGGCCGATGTCGCACGCCTGGCGCTGGTCAAGCGCGACATCGAGTTCGGCGACAAGGATGCCTATGGGGTGATGCTCGGCTATGACCACTTCCTGCGGCCGCAGTGGGCGATTTATGGGCGCCTGGCAATGATTACCAACCACCGCAACTCAGCTGTAAGCTATGCAGGCATACCGCTCGAACAAAGCGGCGATGACCCGCAAAATGTGGCCATCGGCATGTATTACCACTTTTAG
- a CDS encoding MFS transporter produces MTTLHPDTRLASDTRPVEKPAVGSKRATVACALGNALEMYDFTIYSFFAVIIAKNFFPAQSPVASLLMSLTAFGVGFLMRPVGAMVIGRLADRRGRKAALTLTIGLMCMGTALIAFAPTYQQAGVFGTVMLVIGRLTQGFSAGGEIGTASVLLMESTTTRSRCANVSWQAASQGYAALVGAGIGLLLSSVMSAPDLESWGWRIPFLIGLLIGPVGWYIRRCMPETLEEQAPRTPHPAPAKADWRSVIDLRHTVLATGLMASATIGMYLFIFYMPSYLVTTLHYPQRSAMAIACVAAACLAIISPIAGRYADRHRLRKKLLAWTVALPVIGAWPAFWLLSHTTDLYIAMLIVALLVLPGCVGSGAFVALIMEGFAKPQRALGTSVSYSFGVTLFGGFSPLIATWLTSTLNDPLAPAFYLLAGGAISLVCLKLFPENIGRA; encoded by the coding sequence ATGACTACCCTGCACCCGGATACCCGCCTGGCGAGCGACACACGACCTGTCGAGAAACCTGCCGTCGGCTCCAAACGCGCCACCGTGGCGTGTGCACTAGGCAACGCCCTCGAGATGTACGATTTCACCATCTACAGTTTTTTCGCCGTGATCATCGCGAAAAATTTCTTCCCGGCGCAGTCACCGGTCGCATCGTTGCTGATGTCACTGACCGCCTTCGGCGTGGGCTTCCTGATGCGCCCCGTGGGCGCCATGGTGATCGGCCGCCTGGCAGATCGAAGAGGCCGCAAGGCGGCACTGACGTTGACCATCGGCCTGATGTGCATGGGCACCGCACTCATCGCCTTCGCCCCCACCTACCAGCAAGCCGGCGTGTTCGGCACGGTGATGCTGGTGATCGGGCGCCTGACCCAAGGGTTTTCCGCAGGGGGTGAAATCGGTACGGCATCGGTACTGTTGATGGAGTCCACCACCACCCGCAGCCGTTGTGCGAACGTCAGCTGGCAAGCCGCCAGCCAAGGTTATGCGGCATTGGTAGGGGCTGGCATCGGCCTCTTGCTGAGCAGCGTCATGAGTGCGCCGGACCTTGAAAGCTGGGGCTGGCGCATCCCCTTCCTGATCGGCCTGCTGATTGGCCCGGTCGGTTGGTACATCCGTCGCTGCATGCCCGAAACGCTTGAGGAGCAGGCGCCACGCACACCACATCCAGCCCCCGCCAAAGCTGACTGGCGCAGCGTGATCGACCTGCGTCACACCGTGCTGGCAACCGGGCTGATGGCGAGCGCTACTATCGGCATGTACCTGTTCATCTTCTACATGCCCTCCTACCTCGTCACCACGCTGCACTATCCGCAGCGCAGCGCCATGGCAATTGCCTGTGTCGCCGCCGCGTGCCTGGCGATCATCAGCCCGATTGCCGGGCGCTACGCCGACCGCCATCGCCTGCGCAAAAAACTGCTGGCGTGGACGGTTGCCCTCCCCGTTATCGGCGCATGGCCGGCGTTCTGGCTGTTGTCGCACACCACGGACCTGTATATCGCCATGCTGATCGTGGCGCTGCTGGTGCTGCCAGGGTGCGTCGGCTCGGGGGCGTTCGTTGCCTTGATCATGGAGGGCTTCGCCAAGCCGCAACGCGCATTGGGGACGTCCGTCAGCTACAGCTTCGGCGTCACCTTGTTTGGTGGCTTCTCGCCGCTGATCGCCACCTGGCTGACGTCGACCCTCAACGACCCGTTGGCACCCGCCTTTTATCTGCTGGCCGGTGGGGCAATCAGCCTTGTCTGCCTGAAACTGTTCCCTGAAAACATCGGAAGGGCTTGA
- a CDS encoding M20 aminoacylase family protein — translation MDAQQTCTALNDAELHAFTALRRQIHAAPELGGDTPHTAELVAAKLQQWGYQVHRGVGGHGLVGVLRKGQGSRRIGLRADMDALPMQEKNAFAHASQIPGRMHACGHDGHTAILLAAAYRLANCPFNGTLNLIFQPDEEGLCGAKAMIDDGLFERFPCDAIFALHNMPGAPVGSAVVQAGPTMASSERVEVHITGKGGHGAMPELAVDPLPVVASLINAIQTIKSRNLAPEEYAVVSIGMLQAGSVYNIIPDEASMLISVRTDTPQTQQKINQRLSEIVRGHEQAFGVGIALTFTQLAPALINHTAETEQVRQSLAPLFAPGQLHSRGPKVMGTEDFAWMLEQVPGCYFMLGNGEGEFHGCSVHNPHYDFNDELIRLGADCWYKLVSDYLI, via the coding sequence ATGGATGCTCAACAAACCTGCACCGCCTTGAACGATGCTGAATTGCACGCTTTCACGGCCCTGCGCCGCCAGATTCATGCGGCGCCCGAACTAGGCGGCGATACCCCGCACACCGCCGAGCTGGTCGCTGCCAAGTTGCAGCAATGGGGCTATCAAGTGCATCGAGGGGTCGGCGGTCATGGGCTGGTCGGTGTGCTGCGCAAGGGCCAGGGCAGCCGCCGTATTGGCCTGCGCGCCGACATGGACGCACTGCCCATGCAAGAGAAAAACGCCTTTGCCCATGCCAGCCAGATCCCCGGGCGCATGCACGCCTGTGGCCACGACGGCCACACGGCAATCCTGCTCGCGGCCGCCTACCGCCTGGCGAACTGCCCATTCAACGGCACCCTGAACCTGATCTTCCAACCCGACGAAGAAGGCCTGTGCGGCGCCAAGGCGATGATTGACGACGGCCTGTTCGAGCGCTTCCCGTGCGACGCCATTTTTGCCTTGCACAACATGCCTGGCGCCCCCGTGGGCAGCGCGGTCGTGCAGGCAGGGCCCACCATGGCCTCTTCGGAACGGGTTGAAGTGCACATCACCGGCAAAGGTGGCCACGGCGCCATGCCGGAGCTGGCCGTGGACCCTCTGCCCGTGGTGGCCAGCCTGATCAACGCCATCCAGACCATCAAGTCGCGCAACCTTGCACCAGAGGAATACGCCGTGGTCAGTATCGGCATGCTGCAGGCCGGGAGCGTGTACAACATCATCCCGGATGAGGCCAGCATGCTGATCAGTGTGCGCACCGACACCCCGCAGACTCAGCAGAAAATTAACCAGCGTTTGTCAGAAATCGTCCGTGGCCATGAGCAGGCGTTCGGTGTCGGCATCGCGTTGACCTTCACCCAACTGGCCCCTGCCCTGATCAACCACACGGCCGAGACAGAACAGGTTCGGCAAAGCCTGGCGCCGCTGTTTGCGCCAGGGCAGTTGCACAGCCGGGGGCCGAAGGTGATGGGCACTGAGGACTTTGCCTGGATGCTGGAGCAGGTGCCGGGCTGTTACTTCATGCTGGGCAACGGCGAAGGTGAGTTTCACGGCTGCTCGGTGCACAACCCGCACTACGATTTCAATGACGAACTGATCCGCTTGGGCGCGGACTGCTGGTACAAGCTGGTCAGTGATTATCTGATTTAG
- a CDS encoding aminotransferase class V-fold PLP-dependent enzyme, whose protein sequence is MSKLYPGNDPEGLIEYSVVYTDRSLNHMSQTFQGVMRNISTTLKQVYNAQAVAVVPGSGTFGMESVARQFATGQQCLVIRNGWFSYRWSQILEMGNIPAATTVLKARPVEAGRQAAYAPPPLDEVLAAIEAHKPQIVFAPHVETSSGIILPDDYLRAVGEAVHAVGGLFVLDCIASGTLWVDMHECAVDLLISAPQKGWSASPCCALVMLGAAALARIEQTQSSSFACDLKKWLQIMQAYEQGGHAYHATMPSDALARFNDVMNEMQAHGFDKLREEQQALGTQVRAMLTGKGIKSVAAAGFQAPGVVVSYTDDADIKNGRKFAGHGLQIAAGVPLQCDEPADFQTFRIGLFGLEKLHNIERTVRTLEQVVDEVMVN, encoded by the coding sequence ATGTCAAAGCTGTATCCCGGTAATGATCCTGAGGGGCTGATCGAGTACTCGGTGGTCTACACCGACCGCTCGCTCAATCACATGTCGCAGACCTTTCAGGGCGTGATGAGGAACATTTCCACGACCCTGAAGCAGGTCTATAACGCCCAGGCTGTTGCGGTGGTGCCGGGCAGCGGTACATTCGGCATGGAATCGGTGGCGCGGCAGTTTGCCACCGGCCAGCAATGCCTGGTGATCCGCAACGGCTGGTTCAGTTATCGCTGGAGCCAGATCCTTGAGATGGGCAATATCCCGGCGGCCACCACGGTGCTCAAAGCCCGCCCCGTCGAAGCGGGTCGCCAGGCCGCCTACGCTCCCCCGCCACTGGACGAAGTGCTGGCGGCCATCGAAGCGCACAAACCACAGATTGTTTTCGCCCCCCACGTTGAAACCTCATCAGGGATAATCCTGCCCGACGATTACCTGCGCGCCGTCGGCGAAGCCGTGCATGCAGTCGGGGGCCTGTTCGTGCTGGACTGCATTGCTTCAGGCACGCTTTGGGTCGATATGCACGAGTGCGCAGTCGACCTGCTGATCAGTGCACCGCAAAAAGGCTGGAGCGCCTCCCCTTGCTGCGCGCTGGTGATGCTTGGTGCTGCGGCCCTCGCACGCATCGAACAGACGCAGAGCAGTAGCTTTGCCTGCGACCTGAAAAAGTGGCTGCAGATCATGCAGGCCTACGAGCAAGGCGGGCATGCGTACCATGCGACCATGCCCAGTGATGCGCTGGCGCGGTTCAACGACGTGATGAACGAGATGCAAGCCCACGGTTTCGACAAGCTGCGCGAAGAACAACAGGCGCTGGGCACTCAAGTGCGGGCCATGTTGACCGGCAAAGGCATCAAGAGCGTGGCTGCAGCCGGGTTTCAGGCACCGGGGGTAGTGGTGAGCTACACCGATGATGCCGACATCAAGAACGGTAGGAAATTTGCCGGGCACGGCCTGCAAATTGCTGCCGGAGTACCGTTGCAATGTGACGAACCGGCCGACTTCCAGACCTTTCGCATCGGCCTGTTCGGGCTCGAAAAACTGCATAATATCGAGCGCACGGTCCGCACCCTTGAGCAGGTTGTGGACGAAGTGATGGTGAACTGA
- a CDS encoding IclR family transcriptional regulator produces the protein MSPKNEPVVAEASKNNADGGVAAVDRAFAILGAFEPDRSTLSLAEIARRTGLYKSTILRLMSSLERAGFIRRLADGHYAVGHEPLRLAQIYQSSFRLRDTIYPVLEALTEESGETSSFYVIENDIRVVLFRVEPKRAVRFSIHEGDRFPLHAGASGKILRAFGPPADRALAEVREQFWATSFGERDPDTSSISAPVFGVAYEFKGALTLSGPSERFNKDQLQAARLMLLKRAAQATSLLGGSSQELLAALQKIAEK, from the coding sequence ATGTCGCCAAAAAATGAACCTGTGGTAGCCGAAGCTTCCAAGAACAATGCTGACGGAGGGGTGGCAGCGGTTGATCGAGCGTTTGCGATTCTCGGTGCTTTCGAGCCTGATCGAAGCACGCTCTCGTTAGCTGAAATCGCTCGTCGCACCGGTTTGTACAAAAGCACCATTCTTCGACTCATGAGCTCTCTGGAAAGGGCTGGATTTATCAGGCGCCTGGCTGACGGGCACTACGCTGTGGGCCATGAGCCCCTGCGATTGGCTCAGATTTACCAATCTTCCTTCCGTCTACGCGATACGATCTATCCGGTGCTTGAGGCACTCACTGAAGAGAGCGGGGAGACCTCCTCGTTCTACGTGATCGAGAACGATATCCGAGTGGTACTTTTCCGGGTGGAACCCAAGCGGGCAGTGCGCTTCAGCATTCATGAGGGTGATCGATTTCCTTTGCATGCCGGAGCCTCCGGGAAGATCCTTAGGGCATTTGGCCCACCAGCTGATCGCGCTTTAGCTGAGGTGCGGGAGCAGTTTTGGGCAACTTCGTTCGGTGAGCGTGACCCAGATACATCTTCGATCTCGGCACCTGTGTTTGGCGTCGCTTACGAGTTCAAAGGTGCTCTCACGCTGTCAGGCCCATCCGAGCGTTTCAACAAGGATCAGCTGCAAGCTGCTCGATTGATGCTGTTGAAGCGTGCTGCCCAGGCGACAAGTCTGCTCGGGGGAAGCAGCCAAGAGTTACTCGCCGCTTTACAAAAGATTGCTGAAAAATAG
- a CDS encoding MFS transporter produces the protein MANVTTPDTHLSMPQPDATTQLQQRAMKKAAWRLIPLLALAYFFNYLDRTSVGYAALQMTDQLGLTAAQFGLGAGIMFVGYCLCEVPSNLAMYRYGARLWMARIMITWGLAAAATALVIGPYSFYVVRFLLGVAEAGFFPGVIFFLTLWFPAQYRTRVLAWFTVATPISFLVGGPLSIYLLQMHGAWGLAGWQWMFIIEGLPACVLGLITLKVLANRPSEAKWLTQEEKDALTGMLDKEKSSTQKSHGFAAALKDPRVWILSSITFSFTIGTYGIGIWLPQMLKAQGVEISLIGWVAAVPYFFSTIGLLFWAKYVDRTGRGILNLIVALVLAGLALIFAVNMNALIPALAGITLALVGTISAKTIFYTLPAKFLSGQAAAGGIALINSIGAFGGFVGPYLMGFLKDYTQSFTAGLMVMGCILFFAAVMALSLRLFMRDA, from the coding sequence ATGGCTAATGTCACGACCCCGGATACCCACTTGTCTATGCCGCAACCTGATGCCACAACCCAACTGCAGCAGCGTGCGATGAAGAAAGCGGCCTGGCGGCTAATTCCGTTGCTTGCGCTGGCCTACTTCTTCAATTACCTGGATCGCACCAGTGTGGGTTACGCAGCCCTGCAGATGACTGACCAGTTGGGGCTTACCGCCGCTCAGTTTGGCCTAGGCGCGGGGATCATGTTCGTAGGCTACTGTCTTTGCGAAGTTCCGAGCAACCTGGCCATGTATCGCTACGGCGCTCGGCTCTGGATGGCCCGTATCATGATCACCTGGGGGCTAGCAGCAGCAGCCACAGCATTGGTAATCGGCCCCTATAGTTTCTATGTTGTTCGCTTCCTTCTGGGGGTTGCCGAGGCTGGCTTCTTCCCAGGCGTAATTTTCTTCCTCACGCTGTGGTTCCCTGCCCAATACCGTACTCGGGTGCTGGCTTGGTTCACGGTTGCAACGCCGATCTCATTCCTTGTTGGTGGCCCGCTTTCTATCTACCTGTTGCAAATGCATGGTGCTTGGGGGCTCGCAGGTTGGCAGTGGATGTTCATCATTGAAGGCTTGCCAGCTTGCGTCCTGGGACTCATTACCCTGAAGGTGCTTGCCAATCGTCCTAGCGAGGCCAAGTGGCTCACCCAAGAAGAGAAAGACGCTCTTACCGGCATGTTGGACAAGGAAAAGTCGAGCACCCAAAAAAGCCACGGCTTCGCTGCAGCGCTCAAAGATCCACGAGTCTGGATTCTCAGCTCCATCACCTTCAGCTTCACTATTGGCACTTACGGTATCGGTATCTGGCTGCCTCAGATGCTGAAAGCGCAGGGCGTTGAAATCAGCCTGATTGGATGGGTCGCTGCAGTACCTTATTTCTTCTCCACCATTGGTCTGCTGTTCTGGGCCAAATATGTAGACCGTACTGGACGAGGCATTCTTAACCTGATCGTTGCGCTTGTCTTGGCCGGTTTGGCATTGATTTTCGCAGTGAACATGAACGCCCTGATTCCGGCGCTGGCAGGCATTACCCTGGCCCTGGTAGGTACGATCTCGGCGAAAACGATCTTCTACACGTTGCCGGCGAAGTTCCTGAGTGGCCAAGCTGCTGCTGGCGGTATTGCTCTCATCAACTCCATTGGTGCATTCGGCGGGTTTGTAGGGCCTTATCTGATGGGCTTCCTGAAGGACTACACCCAGTCCTTCACGGCGGGCCTGATGGTTATGGGTTGCATCCTGTTCTTTGCCGCTGTGATGGCATTGTCCCTGCGACTGTTCATGCGTGATGCTTGA